TAACACACTGAAGCGTGACGGAATAACTAAAAAAGAGCTTGTCAACAGTAAGGAGCAAATAAAAGGTAGCCTTATGTTGAGTCTTGAGAGCACAAACAGTCGTATGAGCAGAAACGGAAAGAACGAACTTCTTCTCGGAAGACATCGCTCCCTAGATGATATCTTAGAAAGAATCAATAGTATCACAGAGGAATCTGTCAATAACTTGGCAACCAAGATTTTCACAGATGAATATTCTGTTGCTTTGATCAGCCCTAGCGGTGAGATGCCTAAATCAATTCAAGAAAAATAAGAAGAAACCTGCCATTTTTCATTGGCAGGTTTTTTTTTGGACGCCTTCTAATATAGATAGTATAGGAGGTGTTTTTTATATGAGGTTAAGTGAAATGAGCGGAAAGGAAATTGTCGATGTGAAACGTGCAGAACGGTTAGGGATACTTGGTCATACGGATCTTGAGATCAACGAAAATACTGGTGAGATACGTTCGCTCATCATTCCTTCGTTGAAATGGTTCGGGTTGAAGAAGGAAGGCAGTGACATTCGTGTGCCGTGGAATCATATTAAAAAGATTGGAACAGATATGATTATTATAGATATACCGGAAGAGGAAGAATGACTGACTTGGCGCGAGCTAGGTCTTTTTTTGTTTGGAGCGCTCTATACGCCCGAACGGAAGGAATCCCGAGGTCTTCGGTAGTATAGAAGCGTTCTATACGCCCGAACAGAAGGAAACCCGAGGTCTCTGGTAGTATAGAAGCGCTCTATACGCCCGCACGGTAGAAATCACAAGTTCTTCGGTAGTATAGAAGCGCTCTATACACCCGAACGGAAGGAATTCCGAGGTCTTCGATAGTATAGAAGCCTTCTATAAGCCCGAACAGAAGGAATCACACAGTCTTCGGTAGTATAGAAGCGTTCTATACGCCCGCAAGGAAGGAATAACACAGACTTCGGTAGTATAGAAGCCTTCTATATGCCCGAAAGAAAGAAATCACCACGTCTTCGGGCAGAAAGCTCAGAAAGACTCAATCAAAATATTTACAAAATACTAAATAACACTCCCCTTGCAAACTCTTCCCTTTCTCCCTGGATTCAAGCACAGATTTTCTCTAGCTTACATAAGATGTGGAAGTAAGAAAAACTTGAGCCAGATTTACAAACTTTCACGAAGTAGAAGAAGGTGAACGATATATGCTGACCGGTTTGCACATAGCTGTCATTGGCGGTGATGCAAGGCAGCTGGAAGTGATACGTAAGCTTATTGAGCTGGACGCGAAGCTTTCGCTTGTAGGATTTGACCAACTAGATCACGGCTTTACAGGTGCTTCAAAGGAGCAAATGAATGAAGTGGATTTCACGACTGTCCATGCCATTATCCTTCCTGTTCCCGGCACAAATTTAGAGGGGCAGGTTGATACAATCTTCTCTAATGAAAAAATTGTGCTGACAGAGGAACTAGTCAAGAACACACCAGAGCACTGTACCATTTATTCCGGTATTACGAATCCTTATTTGAATCAATTGGTGGCAAGTACAAACAGGAAATTGGTTCAATTGTTTGATCGTGATGATGTTGCCATTTATAACGCAATCCCGACAGTGGAAGGTACCATTATGATGGTGATTCAACATACAGATATTACGATTCATAACTCCAAAGTGGCAGTGTTGGGATTAGGAAGAGTCGGTATGAGTGTAGCGCGTACTTTTGCCGCACTAGGTGCTAATGTACGTGTAGGTGCGAGAAAATCCGAACATATTGCCCGTATCTTTGAGATGGGCGTTACACCATTTCATCTAAATGATTTGGCTGCGAATGTTACAGATGTAGATGTGTGTATTAATACTATTCCACATCCTATCGTAACATCGGATGTAATCTCCAAAATGCCTGCTCACACTCTCATCATTGATCTGGCATCAAAACCAGGGGGAACTGATTTTCGATATGCCGAAAAAAGAGGAATTAAAGCATTATTAGCTCCAGGACTTCCAGGAATTGTTGCTCCGAAAACTGCGGGGCAGATCGTGGCGAATGTCTTGTCACAATTACTTAAAGAAGAAATGGAAGGGAGAAAGGGGAATTAACCATGCAATTAAAAGGTAAACGGCTAGGTTTTGGTTTAACGGGATCTCATTGTACGTATGATGCAGTTATACCGGAGATACAAAAGCTACTTGATGCTGGTGCAGAAGTGAGGCCAGTAGTTACTTCGACCGTTCAACATACAAATACCAGATTTGGTCAAGGCGAAGATTGGATAAAACTGATTGAAGATATGACAGGATTTAAAGTAATAGATTCCATTGTAAAAGCAGAGCCGCTTGGACCGAAAATTCCATTGGATTGTATGATCATTGCCCCTTTAACTGGGAATTCAATGAGTAAATTAGCCAATGCACTTACAGATTCACCTGTACTAATGGCTGCAAAGGCAACACTAAGGAATCATAACCCGGTTGTTTTAGGGATATCAACAAATGATGCCCTTGGATTAAATGGATTAAATTTAATGAGATTAATGGCTACCAAAAATATATACTTTATTCCTTATGGGCAAGATGCACCAGATAAAAAACCAAATTCCATGGTTGCAAGAATGAGTATGCTCATGCCTACAGTGGAGCATGCATTAGAGCATAAGCAAATACAACCAGTCATCGTGGAAAGATATAAAGACGATTTATAATAAAATTTGCTTAGAAGAGAAGAAAAGTAAGAATTTCTTCTCTTCTTTATTTCAGTAATATGATAAAATAAAAAACTATATATGAATATTTATTCTGAAAGCTCAGATAAACATTAAGAGCTATTTTTAAAATGGAGAGGTGCTTAATAGATGAGTGGTTTACATGTAGCAGTAGTAGGCGCAACAGGAGCAGTAGGGCAGCAGATGCTTCATACATTAGAAGAAAGAAATTTCCCTATCAAGAAGCTTACGCTATTATCTTCGGAGCGCTCTGCAGGTAAAAAAGTATTATTCAAAGGGGAAGAAGTGACAATTGAAGTGGCAACACCTGATAAATTTGAGGGTGTTCATATAGCATTGTTCAGTGCAGGTGGAAGTGTTTCCAAGGAGCTTGCGCCTGAAGCGGCAAAGCGGGGAGCAATTGTGGTTGATAATACTAGCTACTTCCGTATGGATCCTAATGTGCCGTTGGTCGTACCAGAAGTAAATGAGGAAGACATCAAATCCCATAATGGCATCATTGCAAACCCGAATTGCTCGACGATTCAAATGGTAGTTGCATTAGAGCCGATTCGTAAATCATATGGTCTTACTAAGGTCATAGTCAGCACATATCAAGCTGTATCAGGAGCAGGTGCGGCGGCAATTGATGAGCTTGAGTCCCAATCACAGGCAATCTTAAACAAAGAAGCTTTCACACCAAGCATTCTACCTGTTAAAGGTGATAAAAAGCATTATCAAATTGCATTTAATGCCATTCCACAGATTGATAAGTTTGAAGAAAACGGTTTTACGTTTGAAGAATTAAAAATGATTAATGAAACAAAAAAAATCATGCATGACCAAAACTTACAGGTTGCTGCGACATGTGTACGCCTTCCGGTTGTAACAGGACATTCCGAGTCTGTATATATTGAAGTAGAAGACGAAAATGTGACTGTTCAAGATATGAAAGCGTTGCTTGAAAAAGCTCCTGGCGTTGTACTGCAAGACAATCCGGCAGAACAGGTTTACCCGATGCCTGCTGATTGTGTGGGCTCTAACGATGTGTTTGTCGGTAGAATCAGGAAGGACTTGGATAACAAAAAAGGGTTCCATTTATGGATTGTTTCCGACAACTTGCTAAAAGGTGCAGCCTGGAATTCCGTACAAATTGCTGAGAGCTTAGTGAAACTTGGTGTCATCAACCGATAAAAAGATAGAGAAAAGGTCTTTGTAAGACCTTTTCTTTTCGGAACAAAGTCGGGTTTCATTCCAATGCCATTCTTGAACAGGGAGTCCCATTCACAGGGTACTATTTTCATCACATCTTTCGTATGTATTAAGGATGTTTCTAAACCGCGATGAGGTGTCAATATATGAAAATTATAGTTCAAAAGTTTGGTGGAACGTCTGTAAGGGATGAAACCAGTAGACATGCTGCAGTCAAACATATAAAGAAAGCCGTGAATGATGGATACAAAGTAGTTGTTGTCGTATCCGCCATGGGAAGAAAAGGGGAGCCCTACGCAACAGACACCCTTTTGAACCTTGTGGAAAAAGGAAAGAACAACGTGTCTAGGCGCGAAATAGATATGCTTTTATCCTGTGGGGAAATTATCTCTTCCATTGTTTTCAGTAGCCTGTTGCAAAAAGAAGGAATTTCCGCAACAGCATTGAATGGTCCACAGGCCGGATTTCGAACCAATAATGACCACACAAATGCGCGTATCATTGAAATGAAATGTGAAAGACTTCTTGAAATGCTAGAATTGCATCAAGTGGTGGTTGTAGCAGGATTTCAAGGCGAAACGAAGAACGGAGATATTTCTACCATTGGGCGTGGAGGAAGTGATACTTCAGCTGCCGCATTAGGTGCAGCCCTTCAGGCAGAATGGATTGATATTTTTACAGATGTGGAAGGGGTCATGACCGCAGATCCGCGTATCGTCAAAGATGCTTCTCCATTGCCTGTTGTCACCTATAACGAAATATGTAACATGGCATATCAGGGCGCGAAAGTAATCCATCCGCGGGCCGTGGAAATTGCGATGCAAGCAAAGATTCCAATTCGTATCAGGTCGACGTATTCTAACTCAACTGGGACATTAGTCACCTCCCTTGATAGAATGGGTAAAGGTGCTGATGTGAAGGACCGCTTGATAACAGGGATAGCCCATGTACCGAATGTCACGCAAATAAAGGTATTTGCAAAAGAAGGAAATTATGGTATCCAAACAGAAGTCTTTCGAGCAATGGCAAATGAACAGATAAGCGTAGACTTTTTCAATATCTCCCCTACTAGTGTCGTCTATACCGTCACAGATGAGATGAGTGAAAAAGCGATAAATGTATTGCGAAAGTTGGGTTATGAGCCGAAAGTTAACCGCCACTGTGCAAAAGTTGCCACAGTTGGAGCAGGAATGACAGGCGTCCCAGGCGTAACATCAAAAATAGTGACGGCACTTTCAGAATTAGGCATACAGATTCTTCAATCCGCAGATAGTCACACTACAATCTGGGTACTTGTAAAACAGGAAGATATGATTAAAGCGGTGAATGCTTTACACAAGGCTTTCAATCTTGCAAAAAAACAAATAACGATCATACACCCAACCGCAGAAGAAGGAGAGAAAACAGTTCATGATTAACTTTGGTAAAGTATCAACAGCTATGGTAACCCCTTTTGATAATAAAGGAAACATAGATTTTGAAAAAACAACACAATTGATTAACTATTTGATTAAAAACGGGACGGATTCCGTTGTTGTTGCCGGTACAACAGGAGAATCTCCTACACTATCAACAGAAGAAAAGCTTGCCCTTTTCTCCCATGTAGTAAAGATTGTCGATGGTAGAATTCCCGTAATAGCAGGAACAGGAAGCAATAATACCCGAGCATCTATTGACCTGACGAAAAAGGCGGAGGCTGCAGGTGTTGACGCCATCATGCTAGTGGCACCATATTACAGTAAGCCTAGTCAAGAGGGGCTTTATCAGCACTTCAGTACAATCGCATCTGAAACTACCCTGCCTGTCATGCTATACAATATTCCTGGCAGATCTGTTGTTAACATGTCAGTTGAAACCATTGTGCGCCTTTCTGCTATTGAAAATATCGTTGCAGTCAAGGAAGCAAGCGGTAACCTGGATGCCATGACGGAAATAATTGCAAATACACCGGATGAATTTGTCCTATACAGTGGGGATGACGGGTTAACCTTGCCGGTTCTTTCTATAGGAGGTAATGGTGTGGTTTCTGTAGCCTCACATGTTTTAGGGAATCAAATGCAAGAGATGATTCGTTCTTTTGAGACAGGAGAGTTTGCAAGTGCAGCTAAACAGCATCAATCGTTGCTGCCTATCATGAAGGGACTATTCAGTGCTCCGAGTCCTTCCCCAGTAAAAACAGCCCTGCAATTAAAGGGAATGGATGTCGGCGGTGTCAGACTACCGTTGGTGCCGTTAACAGAAGAAGAAAGAAATACGTTAACAAAACTTATAGAAACTGTTTAATATACAAAAAGAACCAAGGCTTGTTATAAAGCTTTGGTTTTTTTGATAGATAAGAAAGAATGTATGAAAACTGATGATTTCCGTTCCAGGCGCTTCGCTTGCCTGCGGGCGGTCCGTGAGCCTCCTCACATCCGTTGCGGGGTCTCACCTGTCCCTTCCTCCCGCGGGCGTCTGCGCGCCTTCCACTCCAATCTACAAAGTGATTGCATTTACCTTTGTTAAAAAGACAATCTCTCAGTTACTAAAGAACTTTTTACATTTCTTTAACATACTTTCTAGCTGTGTATTGGAGCAAATGGCGTAGACTCCAGCGGGGGAGTAACGGTTGATTGAGACCCCTGAAGCGTTGTGAGGAGGCTCAAACACCGTCCCGCGGAAAGCGAAGCCATTTGCGTAAAGGAACAGCGGGGATTAACCAATCAACTAAAAAACCATTAAATTCCAGTTATTATAATATTTCTTGTATTCCAATTCTTTCATACGTTATAATAATTTCAAATGACATGGAGCGGATAAATTGATTTGGCACTAGGTAGCTGAAAATTTAATAGATCTCTTGATGCAAAGCGTGCATTATCGTCATAATTCGTGTTACAGATATATAGGAGGTAAAAAAGTGAATACACCACAGATAGAGAAACTTAAAGTGTTTGCCCTCGGGGGGATCGGGGAAATCGGTAAGAATATGTACGTTTTAGAAATGGAAGATTCGATTTATATCATGGACACAGGTGTCATGATTCCAGAAGACGGGATGCTTGGTATTGATATGGTAATACCAGATACCACTTATCTTGAAGATAACAAGGACAAGATTCAGGGTGTTTTCCTCACGCATGGCCATGAAGAACATATGGGCGGGCTTGCATACATCCTAAGGAAGTTTAAAGCTCCTGTATATGGTACTAAATTTACTTTGGCACTTGCAAAAGAACTTGTGAACGGGCTTGGATCTAAAGAACAAGTAGAGTTTAAAGAGGTAGATGATACCACTGTCTTAGAGTTACCTCAAACAACAGTGACCTTCTTCAGAACGAACCATAGCATTCCTGATTCTGTGGGTATATGCTTTCATACTTCACAAGGTGCAATCGTGCATACAGGTGACTTCAAATTTGATCAATCCCAGTTATCCCAGAATGCAGATTTGGGGAAAATTGCGGAAATAGGCAATAAAGGTGTTTTATGTGTTCTTTCAGATAGCACCAATGCAGAGAAGCCTGGGTATACGGTTTCCGAATCCGTTGTTAAACAAGAAATTGCAGATGTAACATATAATGCAAAGGGACGCGTATTTGCAGCATGCCTTTCCACTAACGTCGGACGTATTCAACAAATTGTTCAGGCAGCTGTAGACAGCAACAGAAAGCTTGTCGTTGTTTCTCATCCAACAGACCGAAACTTCACGATTGCAACAGAACTAGAATACTTAAACATACCGGATGACCTGCTTGTACCTGTTAATGAACTTGGTAGCCTAAAAGATGATAATGTAGTGGTCCTTACGATTGGGACGCATTCCCAACTTATGTCTTCTCTTTTAAAAATGGCCAAAGGCACTCATAAACATGCTCAGATAAAACAACAAGACATTGTTATGATTGCAGCTTCGCCCTCACCTGGGACAGAAGTAACGGTAGCTAAGGTGATAGACAAGCTATACCGCGCCGGTGCTGTTGTTATTTATGGTCAAAAGAAAATTCATTCCTCTGGTCACGGTTGTCAGGAAGAACTTAAGTTAATGTTGAACTTGCTTAAGCCAACGTATGTTATTCCAATCCAAGGGGAATTCAAAATGCAAAGAGCGCTCTCTAAAGTGGCAGAAAGCGTTGGAATTAATAAAGATAACATTTTCTTATTGAATAAAGGAGAAGTTGTTGAGTTTAACAAAGGTACTGGAAAATATGCTGGAAAAGTATATGCTGGAAATGTTTTAATAGACGGTCTTGGCGTCGGGGACATTGGAAATATCGTTTTAAGAGATCGTAGATTGTTGTCGCAAGACGGTATTATGGTGGTTGTCGTTTCCATCAGCAAGAGCCAAAAAAGAATTATTGCAGGTCCAGAAATTCTTTCAAGAGGTTTTGTATATGTAAGGGAGTCAGAGGAACTTCTAGACAGAGCAAATGCGATTGTGACAGAAATTCTCGACAATGCAGTAAAAGAACAAGTTCTCGAGTGGTCAAGCTTGAAACTGAAAATAAGAGAATCCCTCAATCAGCACTTATATGAAAAGACTAGACGTCGTCCAATGATCCTTCCGATCATCATGGAAGTATAATATTTCCTTACCCGCAGTGTGGCAGTTAATGCCGCACTGCGGGTTTTGTTTTTCTTTTAGTTGCGAATGAAAAAAAACATCGCGTCAATACTATACTTAAGAAAACTTATTCTAGATGGGACGGAAGGAGATTATCACATGTCTGATTTTACATATCAATCATCAGAACAAACACAAGGGGAGCCAAACAAGCAGGATGCAGGGAAGGATTCCTTAGTCAATAAAATCCAGCAGCTTGGTCAAACGAATGTTGCCCAAATGCCATCTGACTCAAAAATTCATTGTCTTACCATAGTCGGTCAAATTGAGGGGCATGTCCAATTACCTCCTCAAAACAAAACAACCAAATACGAACATGTTATTCCTCAAATAGTTGCAATTGAGCAAAATCCAAATATTGAAGGCCTGCTAGTTATTTTAAATACGGTAGGTGGAGATGTCGAAGCGGGGTTGGCTATATCGGAAATGCTAGCTTCCTTGTCAAAACCAACCGTCTCACTCGTGCTTGGTGGCGGGCATTCCATCGGTGTACCTATTGCGGTCTCTTGTGATTATTCCTTTATTGCGGAAACTGCCACAATGACCATTCATCCTGTTCGATTGACAGGTTTGGTTATTGGAGTTCCCCAAACCTTTGAATACCTTGATAAAATGCAAGACAGGGTCATTAACTTTGTAACTAAAAATTCCGGTATTCCTGAAGAGAAATTCAAGGAGTTGATGCTCTCAAAAGGAAATCTCACCCGTGATATCGGAACGAATGTAGTTGGTGCAGATGCTGTGGAGTACGGGCTAATTGATCAAGTTGGTGGAGTTGGCGAAGCGATTCGAAAGCTCAATGAGATGGTAGAAGCAAAAAATCCAAATAAAACGCAAGAAGGGAAGATGTTGCAATGATTCTCTATACGACCATGCCGCAGGAATTGATCTTTCCAGTGGAAAATGGCGAATATGAAAAACAACGTGTGATTGATTTTAACGGCGTCTCCTTAGTTGTTCAACAAACAGAGATGAACAACTATCAGATTGTCCGAAATTTGAGCACAGACCCGGCACATTATCTTAGTAGCGAGTATTCTCCAGGTCAAACGATTAATTTTCCTTAACACCGTTTCAAGTGTTAGGGCTTATGTTATAATACAAGCATCAGAGGAAAAAGCAGCCAGTATTTGTTGGCTGCTTTCGTCTTCTCATTATGGTCAGATAGGTGAGAAATATGTCAAAACGAAAAAAGAGACAAAGAAAAACCAAAAACCGGGATGAATGGAAACGCACGGTCACCTTTGAAGTGATGGGGCTGCTGTTGTTGGCCATTACATGTATAGCGATTGCCAAACTTGGTATGGTAGGACAAACCTTTGTTCTATTATTTCGTTTTTTTAGTGGAGAATGGTATATGCTTATGCTTCTTGGGTTATTGCTCTTGTCGGGCTATATCATCTGGAAAAGGGAGCTTCCTACCTTCTTCTCAAGGCAATTGGTTGGTGTGTACGTTATTATGATGTCTGTTTTATTACTTAGCCATGTTACGCTGTTCAGGATGTTGTCACGTGGAGGCTCATTTGCTGATCCATCCGTTATCGGCAATACATGGGAGCTTTTTTGGCTAGAAGTCAACGGAGAAACAAGTACAACAGACCTTGGCGGCGGAATGATGGGAGCGGTATTGTTTGCCCTGTTCCACCTGCTATTTGATGCAAGAGGCGCACAGTGGATTGCTATGATATTCATCGTGATAGGTATCATATTAGTCACTGGAAAATCCCTCAATGACACGGTAATCAAAGTTGCTGCAGGCTTATTCGGTTTTGCGAAAAATCAATGGGTTGCATTTATGGAAGATATGAAAGGTTGGAAAGAGGACAGCAATAAACGAAAAAAAGAGAAACAAGCAGAAGAGAAAAAGCAAAAATCAGAGAAAAAAGAAAAAACAGAAGAAGTCCTTGTTGTGGAAGATACTTCAGAAGAAATCATCTCTCCACCTATCATTTCGTCTTTTAACGACCGGGAGTCAGAAGTAAACCAGGTTGAAGCAGAACCTGTAGCATCTTCAAGTGAAGACAAAGAGGCTGGACAAGAAGAAGCCGGGGAGCTCATTGCGGGTCCTATGGCCTTTACTGAAGTAGAAAATAAGGAATATGTGCTTCCGTCTCTTGATCTTTTAAACAAGCCAATCGCGAATCATCAGACAACAGAGCATGAAAACATTTATCAGAACGCTAGAAAGTTAGAGAAGACGTTTGCTAGCTTTGGGGTAAAAGCTAAAGTAACGAAAGTTCATCTCGGTCCTGCTGTTACAAAATATGAAGTATATCCAGATGTCGGTGTTAAAGTCAGCAAGATTGTAAACTTAAGTGACGATTTGGCACTTGCACTGGCAGCCAAAGATATACGAATTGAAGCCCCAATACCGGGCAAGTCGGCTATTGGAATTGAAGTGCCAAATAATGAAGTTGCAATGGTATCCCTAAGAGAAGTTTTAGATACCAAACAGGCCGAAAAGCCGGATGCGAAGTTATTGATTGGCTTAGGCCGTGATATTTCTGGAGACTCTGTCGTGGCAGAGCTTAATAAAATGCCCCATCTTCTTGTGGCCGGTGCAACAGGTAGCGGTAAAAGTGTATGTATAAACGGAATAATCACTAGTATTTTAGTGCGTGCAAAGCCACATGAAGTAAAAATGATGATGATTGATCCTAAAATGGTAGAGTTGAATATGTATAATGGGGTACCACATCTTTTGGCACCAGTTGTAACGGATCCTAAGAAGGCCTCTCAAGCACTGAAGAAAGTGGTAAATGAGATGGAACGTCGTTATGAGCTTTTCTCCCACACGGGTACAAGAAATATCGAGGGGTATAATGACTACATAAAGAGACACAATCAGGATGAAGAAGCAAAACAGCCTTCCTTACCGTACATTGTGGTAATTGTAGATGAGCTTGCCGACTTAATGATGGTCGCTTCCTCCGATGTCGAAGACTGTATAACAAGGCTTGCCCAAATGGCTCGTGCAGCAGGGATCCACTTGATTATTGCTACACAGAGACCATCTGTTGATGTTATTACAGGGGTTATTAAAGCGAATATCCCATCTAGGATCGCCTTTAGCGTTTCGTCACAGACAGACTCTAGAACGATTTTGGATATGGGAGGAGCGGAAAAACTTCTTGGACGAGGGGACATGCTGTTTCTGCCGGTTGGTGCGTCCAAACCTATAAGGGTACAGGGTGCATTCCTATCTGATGAAGAGGTGGAGCGTATTGTGGACTTTGTCATCGAACAGCAGAAGGCCCAATATCAGGAGGAAATGATTCCTCAGGATATCAATGAAGAAGTGGAAGATGTGAATGATGATCTTTATGATGATGCTGTGCAGCTCGTACTAGAGATGCAAACTGCCTCTGTATCCATGCTTCAGCGTCGATTCCGGATAGGATACACAAGAGCTGCAAGGCTAATCGACGCCATGGAAGTAAGGGGAGTAGTTGGACCTTATGAGGGCAGCAAACCGCGAACGGTATTAATATCAGGAAATCAAAGTGAAGATGTGGGTTCAT
This window of the Sutcliffiella horikoshii genome carries:
- a CDS encoding YlmC/YmxH family sporulation protein, encoding MRLSEMSGKEIVDVKRAERLGILGHTDLEINENTGEIRSLIIPSLKWFGLKKEGSDIRVPWNHIKKIGTDMIIIDIPEEEE
- the dpaA gene encoding dipicolinic acid synthetase subunit A, with product MLTGLHIAVIGGDARQLEVIRKLIELDAKLSLVGFDQLDHGFTGASKEQMNEVDFTTVHAIILPVPGTNLEGQVDTIFSNEKIVLTEELVKNTPEHCTIYSGITNPYLNQLVASTNRKLVQLFDRDDVAIYNAIPTVEGTIMMVIQHTDITIHNSKVAVLGLGRVGMSVARTFAALGANVRVGARKSEHIARIFEMGVTPFHLNDLAANVTDVDVCINTIPHPIVTSDVISKMPAHTLIIDLASKPGGTDFRYAEKRGIKALLAPGLPGIVAPKTAGQIVANVLSQLLKEEMEGRKGN
- a CDS encoding dipicolinate synthase subunit B, with protein sequence MQLKGKRLGFGLTGSHCTYDAVIPEIQKLLDAGAEVRPVVTSTVQHTNTRFGQGEDWIKLIEDMTGFKVIDSIVKAEPLGPKIPLDCMIIAPLTGNSMSKLANALTDSPVLMAAKATLRNHNPVVLGISTNDALGLNGLNLMRLMATKNIYFIPYGQDAPDKKPNSMVARMSMLMPTVEHALEHKQIQPVIVERYKDDL
- the asd gene encoding aspartate-semialdehyde dehydrogenase, with protein sequence MSGLHVAVVGATGAVGQQMLHTLEERNFPIKKLTLLSSERSAGKKVLFKGEEVTIEVATPDKFEGVHIALFSAGGSVSKELAPEAAKRGAIVVDNTSYFRMDPNVPLVVPEVNEEDIKSHNGIIANPNCSTIQMVVALEPIRKSYGLTKVIVSTYQAVSGAGAAAIDELESQSQAILNKEAFTPSILPVKGDKKHYQIAFNAIPQIDKFEENGFTFEELKMINETKKIMHDQNLQVAATCVRLPVVTGHSESVYIEVEDENVTVQDMKALLEKAPGVVLQDNPAEQVYPMPADCVGSNDVFVGRIRKDLDNKKGFHLWIVSDNLLKGAAWNSVQIAESLVKLGVINR
- the dapG gene encoding aspartate kinase, encoding MKIIVQKFGGTSVRDETSRHAAVKHIKKAVNDGYKVVVVVSAMGRKGEPYATDTLLNLVEKGKNNVSRREIDMLLSCGEIISSIVFSSLLQKEGISATALNGPQAGFRTNNDHTNARIIEMKCERLLEMLELHQVVVVAGFQGETKNGDISTIGRGGSDTSAAALGAALQAEWIDIFTDVEGVMTADPRIVKDASPLPVVTYNEICNMAYQGAKVIHPRAVEIAMQAKIPIRIRSTYSNSTGTLVTSLDRMGKGADVKDRLITGIAHVPNVTQIKVFAKEGNYGIQTEVFRAMANEQISVDFFNISPTSVVYTVTDEMSEKAINVLRKLGYEPKVNRHCAKVATVGAGMTGVPGVTSKIVTALSELGIQILQSADSHTTIWVLVKQEDMIKAVNALHKAFNLAKKQITIIHPTAEEGEKTVHD
- the dapA gene encoding 4-hydroxy-tetrahydrodipicolinate synthase — protein: MINFGKVSTAMVTPFDNKGNIDFEKTTQLINYLIKNGTDSVVVAGTTGESPTLSTEEKLALFSHVVKIVDGRIPVIAGTGSNNTRASIDLTKKAEAAGVDAIMLVAPYYSKPSQEGLYQHFSTIASETTLPVMLYNIPGRSVVNMSVETIVRLSAIENIVAVKEASGNLDAMTEIIANTPDEFVLYSGDDGLTLPVLSIGGNGVVSVASHVLGNQMQEMIRSFETGEFASAAKQHQSLLPIMKGLFSAPSPSPVKTALQLKGMDVGGVRLPLVPLTEEERNTLTKLIETV
- a CDS encoding ribonuclease J, encoding MNTPQIEKLKVFALGGIGEIGKNMYVLEMEDSIYIMDTGVMIPEDGMLGIDMVIPDTTYLEDNKDKIQGVFLTHGHEEHMGGLAYILRKFKAPVYGTKFTLALAKELVNGLGSKEQVEFKEVDDTTVLELPQTTVTFFRTNHSIPDSVGICFHTSQGAIVHTGDFKFDQSQLSQNADLGKIAEIGNKGVLCVLSDSTNAEKPGYTVSESVVKQEIADVTYNAKGRVFAACLSTNVGRIQQIVQAAVDSNRKLVVVSHPTDRNFTIATELEYLNIPDDLLVPVNELGSLKDDNVVVLTIGTHSQLMSSLLKMAKGTHKHAQIKQQDIVMIAASPSPGTEVTVAKVIDKLYRAGAVVIYGQKKIHSSGHGCQEELKLMLNLLKPTYVIPIQGEFKMQRALSKVAESVGINKDNIFLLNKGEVVEFNKGTGKYAGKVYAGNVLIDGLGVGDIGNIVLRDRRLLSQDGIMVVVVSISKSQKRIIAGPEILSRGFVYVRESEELLDRANAIVTEILDNAVKEQVLEWSSLKLKIRESLNQHLYEKTRRRPMILPIIMEV
- a CDS encoding ClpP family protease, with the translated sequence MSDFTYQSSEQTQGEPNKQDAGKDSLVNKIQQLGQTNVAQMPSDSKIHCLTIVGQIEGHVQLPPQNKTTKYEHVIPQIVAIEQNPNIEGLLVILNTVGGDVEAGLAISEMLASLSKPTVSLVLGGGHSIGVPIAVSCDYSFIAETATMTIHPVRLTGLVIGVPQTFEYLDKMQDRVINFVTKNSGIPEEKFKELMLSKGNLTRDIGTNVVGADAVEYGLIDQVGGVGEAIRKLNEMVEAKNPNKTQEGKMLQ
- a CDS encoding YlzJ-like family protein, producing the protein MILYTTMPQELIFPVENGEYEKQRVIDFNGVSLVVQQTEMNNYQIVRNLSTDPAHYLSSEYSPGQTINFP
- a CDS encoding DNA translocase FtsK; the encoded protein is MSKRKKRQRKTKNRDEWKRTVTFEVMGLLLLAITCIAIAKLGMVGQTFVLLFRFFSGEWYMLMLLGLLLLSGYIIWKRELPTFFSRQLVGVYVIMMSVLLLSHVTLFRMLSRGGSFADPSVIGNTWELFWLEVNGETSTTDLGGGMMGAVLFALFHLLFDARGAQWIAMIFIVIGIILVTGKSLNDTVIKVAAGLFGFAKNQWVAFMEDMKGWKEDSNKRKKEKQAEEKKQKSEKKEKTEEVLVVEDTSEEIISPPIISSFNDRESEVNQVEAEPVASSSEDKEAGQEEAGELIAGPMAFTEVENKEYVLPSLDLLNKPIANHQTTEHENIYQNARKLEKTFASFGVKAKVTKVHLGPAVTKYEVYPDVGVKVSKIVNLSDDLALALAAKDIRIEAPIPGKSAIGIEVPNNEVAMVSLREVLDTKQAEKPDAKLLIGLGRDISGDSVVAELNKMPHLLVAGATGSGKSVCINGIITSILVRAKPHEVKMMMIDPKMVELNMYNGVPHLLAPVVTDPKKASQALKKVVNEMERRYELFSHTGTRNIEGYNDYIKRHNQDEEAKQPSLPYIVVIVDELADLMMVASSDVEDCITRLAQMARAAGIHLIIATQRPSVDVITGVIKANIPSRIAFSVSSQTDSRTILDMGGAEKLLGRGDMLFLPVGASKPIRVQGAFLSDEEVERIVDFVIEQQKAQYQEEMIPQDINEEVEDVNDDLYDDAVQLVLEMQTASVSMLQRRFRIGYTRAARLIDAMEVRGVVGPYEGSKPRTVLISGNQSEDVGS